A genomic segment from uncultured Alistipes sp. encodes:
- a CDS encoding 2TM domain-containing protein, whose protein sequence is MEATDHMKPLGKGYCPSEENAAAEAVAKRRRFARGFARQVIVWAVTCAFLAVVNWLTSPHYWWVLWVIGGWGLQLLLSLVFYLFDFDDEE, encoded by the coding sequence ATGGAAGCTACCGACCACATGAAACCCCTCGGCAAGGGGTACTGCCCTTCAGAAGAGAATGCCGCTGCCGAAGCAGTTGCCAAACGCCGCCGTTTTGCCCGGGGATTTGCCCGGCAGGTCATCGTCTGGGCCGTGACGTGCGCCTTTCTGGCCGTCGTCAACTGGCTGACCTCGCCCCACTACTGGTGGGTGCTGTGGGTCATCGGCGGATGGGGACTGCAGCTGCTCCTCTCGCTGGTCTTCTACCTCTTCGACTTCGACGACGAGGAGTAA
- a CDS encoding AsmA-like C-terminal region-containing protein produces MKKFVKILATIIVVILAIALIVPMAFRGKIADIVKREANAMLVAKLDFEKLDISLLRHFPNASVDLKGLTLVGADRFEGDTIVAARRISVVVNLMSLFGDSGFEVTKLILADPALHARKLADGAVNWDVMKPSDEEAPETDPAAEAEAAEGSSSFRLSVRDFRISGAVIRYEDDSTRMRFSTDPLTLRLRGDLSADRTNLDLRLKTERTNFVSGGIPLLSDAEAELVATIDADLANRRFTFSDNTFRLNAIQVGLDGWVEMKDDVVAMDIKAGCDEVQFKDVLSLVPAFYTREFKNLTAGGELALSLWARGEMRGSELPAFELKSEVRNGSFQYSSLPKAVTDINLAARIANPGGVMDRTEVELSNFGLQMAGNKISATFYATNLASDPTFRTGVDGRLDLSSVKEVYPLEKEVGLAGCIMADVQFSGRMSDIEKSRYERLGAKGTFVLEGLDLTLENLPPVHIRRAAATITPAEMTLGEFGLTVGESDLSANGQLNGYLGYLLRQETLSGRLYVKSELLDLNEIMSSLSEGGETAAEAEEPAGESSDAAAATAPEIPRNLNLSLSTELQKVLFEKMTFDNIRGEMRMADGMLSLNGLSLGAFGGKATASGSYSTAADPAHPSLKLDADFANASFRQTFEQLEMVQQLVPIFAKTGGDYSLSLHLQTSLDAQMSPDLKTLSASGEIRSENIDIQNIAAFDALADALGNDRLRKIEAKDVAIRFAIREGRITTEPFDLKIGDVGVNLSGSTGLDQTIDYQAKVAIPGGGVLQTVGVNIGGTFTSPKITLGVKEAVEEAVTNVVNEQLQKLTGSESLSEEIAKQADNIRAEARNAGQKLVEAAQTQRDKLVEEAAKKGTLAKLAAQKAGDKLVEEAEKQAANLEAEAERQIGKLTAQKE; encoded by the coding sequence ATGAAAAAGTTCGTGAAGATTCTGGCCACGATCATCGTGGTGATTCTGGCGATCGCACTGATTGTGCCGATGGCCTTTCGGGGCAAGATTGCCGACATTGTGAAGCGGGAGGCGAATGCGATGCTGGTTGCAAAACTGGACTTCGAGAAACTCGACATCAGCCTGTTGCGCCATTTCCCGAATGCCTCGGTCGACCTGAAGGGCCTGACGCTCGTGGGTGCGGACCGCTTCGAAGGCGATACGATTGTTGCGGCACGCCGCATTTCGGTGGTCGTGAACCTGATGTCGTTGTTCGGCGACAGCGGCTTCGAGGTGACGAAGCTGATCCTTGCGGACCCGGCGCTCCATGCCCGCAAGCTGGCCGACGGGGCCGTGAACTGGGACGTGATGAAGCCTTCGGATGAGGAGGCTCCGGAAACGGACCCGGCGGCGGAAGCCGAAGCGGCGGAGGGTTCCTCGTCGTTCCGGCTTTCGGTCCGGGATTTCCGCATTTCGGGCGCGGTGATTCGCTACGAAGATGACTCGACCCGGATGCGCTTCTCGACGGATCCGCTGACGCTGCGCCTGCGGGGCGACCTGTCGGCCGACCGCACGAACCTCGACCTGCGGCTGAAAACCGAGCGGACGAACTTCGTGTCGGGCGGGATTCCGCTGTTGAGCGATGCCGAGGCGGAGCTCGTGGCGACGATCGACGCCGACCTGGCGAACCGGCGCTTCACCTTCTCGGACAATACGTTCCGGCTGAATGCCATCCAGGTGGGGCTCGACGGCTGGGTCGAGATGAAGGATGACGTCGTGGCGATGGATATCAAGGCCGGCTGCGACGAGGTGCAGTTCAAGGATGTGCTGTCGCTCGTTCCGGCCTTCTATACGCGGGAGTTCAAGAACCTGACGGCGGGCGGCGAACTGGCGCTGTCGCTGTGGGCGCGCGGCGAGATGCGCGGTTCGGAGCTTCCGGCCTTCGAGTTGAAGAGCGAGGTCCGCAACGGCAGTTTCCAGTACTCGTCGCTTCCGAAGGCGGTGACGGACATCAACCTGGCGGCGCGGATCGCCAATCCGGGCGGGGTGATGGACCGCACGGAGGTCGAGCTTTCGAATTTCGGGCTTCAGATGGCCGGGAACAAGATTTCGGCGACCTTCTATGCCACGAACCTGGCCAGTGACCCCACCTTCCGGACGGGAGTCGACGGGCGGCTCGATCTGAGCTCCGTGAAGGAGGTCTATCCGCTGGAGAAGGAAGTCGGGCTGGCGGGTTGCATTATGGCGGACGTACAGTTCTCGGGGCGGATGTCCGACATCGAGAAGAGCCGCTACGAGAGACTCGGCGCCAAGGGTACGTTCGTGCTCGAAGGCCTGGACCTGACGCTCGAAAACCTTCCGCCGGTCCATATCCGGCGTGCTGCGGCGACGATCACGCCGGCGGAGATGACCCTCGGGGAGTTCGGTCTGACGGTCGGGGAGAGCGACCTTTCGGCCAACGGTCAGTTGAACGGTTACCTGGGTTACCTGCTGCGCCAGGAGACGCTTTCGGGACGCCTTTACGTGAAGTCCGAACTGCTGGACCTGAACGAAATCATGTCGTCGCTCTCCGAGGGCGGGGAGACAGCGGCCGAAGCGGAGGAGCCTGCGGGGGAGTCTTCCGACGCGGCGGCTGCGACGGCTCCGGAGATTCCGCGCAATCTGAACCTCTCGCTCAGTACGGAGTTGCAGAAGGTTCTCTTCGAAAAAATGACCTTCGACAACATCCGGGGGGAGATGCGCATGGCCGACGGTATGCTGTCGCTCAACGGACTCTCGCTGGGGGCCTTCGGCGGCAAGGCTACGGCTTCGGGCAGCTACTCGACGGCCGCGGATCCCGCACATCCGTCGCTGAAACTCGATGCCGACTTTGCAAACGCCTCGTTCCGGCAGACCTTCGAGCAGTTGGAGATGGTGCAGCAGCTGGTCCCGATCTTCGCCAAGACGGGCGGCGACTATTCGTTGTCGTTGCATCTGCAGACGTCGCTCGACGCGCAGATGTCGCCCGACCTCAAGACGCTCTCCGCATCGGGTGAAATCCGCTCGGAGAACATCGACATCCAGAATATTGCGGCATTCGATGCCCTGGCCGATGCGCTGGGCAACGACCGCCTGCGCAAGATCGAGGCCAAGGATGTGGCGATCCGCTTTGCCATCCGGGAGGGGCGGATTACGACCGAGCCCTTCGATCTGAAAATCGGCGACGTCGGGGTCAACCTTTCGGGTTCGACGGGTCTCGACCAGACGATCGACTATCAGGCGAAGGTGGCCATTCCGGGCGGCGGCGTCCTGCAGACGGTCGGCGTGAACATCGGCGGGACGTTCACCTCGCCGAAGATCACGCTCGGGGTGAAGGAGGCGGTCGAGGAGGCCGTGACCAACGTGGTCAACGAGCAGCTCCAGAAACTCACGGGCAGCGAATCGCTCTCGGAGGAGATTGCCAAACAGGCCGACAACATCCGCGCGGAGGCCCGGAATGCGGGTCAGAAACTCGTCGAGGCGGCCCAAACGCAGCGGGACAAACTCGTGGAGGAGGCCGCGAAGAAGGGAACGCTGGCGAAACTGGCGGCGCAGAAGGCCGGGGACAAACTGGTCGAGGAGGCCGAGAAACAGGCTGCAAACCTCGAAGCCGAGGCCGAGCGCCAGATCGGGAAACTCACTGCTCAAAAGGAATAA
- a CDS encoding transcriptional regulator, whose amino-acid sequence MFKELNPLLHSELRLAVMSVLLGVESADFVFLRQQTGATAGNLSVQLDKLAKAGYIDVEKTFRGKMPCTVCRITDAGRDAFAEYVEALQTYIKR is encoded by the coding sequence ATGTTCAAGGAACTGAATCCCCTGTTGCACTCGGAACTGAGGCTTGCCGTCATGTCGGTCCTCCTCGGGGTCGAAAGTGCCGACTTCGTCTTCCTCCGCCAGCAGACCGGCGCCACGGCCGGGAATCTCTCCGTGCAGCTCGACAAACTGGCCAAGGCGGGATACATCGACGTGGAGAAGACCTTTCGCGGCAAGATGCCCTGCACCGTCTGCCGCATCACCGACGCCGGGCGCGACGCCTTCGCGGAGTATGTCGAGGCGTTGCAGACCTACATCAAGCGATAG
- a CDS encoding lysine exporter LysO family protein → MLKIFAVLAGGILTGRLLLGRRLSFAQPLITVIIWALLFLLGLEAGSDPAVVGGLATLGATAFVLFAFSVAGSILAAWGLWRWIDRRKAAAGVGDAASEPAPGVSGAPGETGAAGAETSTWKALKGSLTIVAFFVAGCAVGVWAEPDLKGSAVSTWVLYALMFCVGMTLGNDRTLVERIRQLDRRLALLPVATAVGTLGGALLAAPLFGADSAVTSAADSLAVGAGFGYYSLSSIFIADLRGAELATVALLCNILRELFTLLAAPLVARCFGPLAAVSIGGATTFDTTLPIITRAAGRPYAVVSIFHGCALDFSVPFLVTLFCSL, encoded by the coding sequence ATGCTGAAAATCTTTGCCGTCCTTGCGGGCGGTATCCTGACGGGGCGCCTGCTGCTTGGCCGGCGCCTCTCGTTTGCCCAGCCCCTCATCACGGTGATCATTTGGGCGCTGCTGTTTCTGCTGGGACTGGAGGCCGGCTCCGATCCTGCGGTGGTCGGGGGACTGGCGACATTGGGGGCTACGGCCTTCGTGCTCTTCGCCTTTTCAGTGGCGGGGAGTATCCTTGCGGCGTGGGGGCTGTGGCGGTGGATCGACCGGCGGAAGGCTGCTGCCGGGGTTGGCGATGCGGCCTCGGAGCCTGCGCCCGGGGTCTCCGGGGCCCCCGGGGAGACCGGTGCGGCCGGAGCGGAGACCTCGACCTGGAAAGCCCTGAAGGGGAGCCTGACGATCGTCGCCTTTTTCGTGGCGGGATGTGCCGTCGGCGTCTGGGCCGAACCCGATCTGAAGGGCTCGGCGGTCAGCACATGGGTCCTGTATGCGCTGATGTTCTGCGTGGGCATGACGCTGGGCAACGACCGCACGCTGGTCGAGCGGATCCGCCAGCTCGACCGTCGTCTGGCGCTGCTTCCTGTAGCGACGGCCGTCGGAACGCTCGGCGGGGCTTTGCTGGCGGCGCCGCTGTTCGGTGCGGATTCGGCGGTAACCTCCGCGGCCGATTCGCTGGCTGTCGGGGCGGGTTTCGGCTACTATTCGCTGTCGAGCATCTTCATCGCCGATCTGCGGGGCGCCGAACTGGCGACCGTGGCGTTGCTGTGCAACATCCTGCGGGAGCTCTTCACGCTGCTGGCGGCGCCGCTGGTTGCGCGGTGTTTCGGGCCGCTGGCGGCGGTTTCGATCGGCGGGGCGACGACCTTCGACACGACACTCCCGATCATCACACGCGCTGCGGGACGCCCCTACGCCGTGGTGTCGATCTTCCACGGCTGTGCGCTGGATTTCAGCGTGCCGTTCCTCGTGACGCTCTTTTGTTCGCTCTGA
- a CDS encoding dihydroorotase: MKTFYENAEIYRGGRFERGRLVVEADRVVADAAPGPEDRIVDLGGLYLVPGLVDVHVHLREPGFPQKETIATGTAAAARGGYTTVCSMPNLNPAPDTPEHLERQLEIIRRDAVVRVKPYGTITVGQRGCGELADFAALAAEVVGFSDDGRGVQSAELMEEAMRRAAAVGKPIVAHCEVDGLLHGGYIHDGDYCRAHGHRGISSESEWRQVERDIALAAKTGCQYHVCHVSTKESVGLVREAKARGLRVSCETAPHYLLLCDEDLQEEGHFKMNPPLRSRADREALLAGIQDGTIEVIATDHAPHTAEEKSRGLAGSAMGIVGIETAFPLLYTGLVKPGILSLERLVELMSTSPRRIFRLEGGIDAGQEADFTVLDLGARWTIDPEEFLSKGHATPFAGREVEGRAVLTVVGGRAVYDTLTTNSIR; encoded by the coding sequence ATGAAGACATTTTACGAGAACGCCGAGATTTATCGCGGGGGCCGTTTCGAGAGGGGGCGGCTGGTCGTGGAGGCGGACCGGGTGGTTGCGGATGCGGCGCCCGGGCCGGAGGACCGGATCGTCGATCTCGGGGGGCTGTACCTTGTTCCGGGGCTGGTCGACGTGCATGTCCACCTGCGCGAACCGGGCTTCCCGCAGAAGGAGACCATCGCCACGGGAACGGCCGCTGCGGCCCGCGGAGGCTATACGACGGTCTGCTCGATGCCGAACCTGAACCCGGCGCCCGATACGCCGGAACACCTCGAACGGCAGTTGGAGATCATCCGCCGCGACGCCGTGGTGCGCGTGAAGCCCTACGGGACGATTACCGTGGGACAGCGCGGCTGCGGCGAACTGGCGGATTTCGCGGCCCTGGCTGCGGAGGTCGTGGGCTTCTCGGACGACGGACGCGGGGTGCAGTCGGCCGAACTCATGGAGGAGGCGATGCGGCGTGCCGCAGCGGTCGGGAAACCGATCGTGGCGCACTGCGAAGTCGACGGACTCCTTCACGGAGGCTATATCCACGACGGCGACTACTGCCGCGCACACGGCCATAGGGGCATCTCGTCGGAGAGCGAGTGGCGGCAGGTCGAACGCGACATCGCGCTGGCCGCGAAGACCGGCTGCCAGTACCACGTCTGCCATGTCTCCACGAAGGAGAGCGTCGGCCTGGTGCGTGAGGCGAAAGCGCGTGGTTTGCGCGTAAGCTGCGAGACGGCCCCGCACTACCTGCTGCTGTGCGACGAGGATCTGCAGGAGGAGGGGCACTTCAAGATGAACCCGCCGCTCAGAAGCCGCGCCGACCGCGAGGCGCTGCTCGCAGGCATCCAAGACGGCACGATCGAGGTCATCGCCACGGACCATGCCCCGCATACGGCCGAGGAGAAGTCCCGCGGGCTGGCCGGGAGCGCCATGGGCATTGTGGGCATCGAGACGGCCTTCCCGCTGCTCTATACGGGGCTGGTGAAACCGGGGATCCTTTCGCTGGAACGGCTCGTGGAGCTGATGTCGACGTCTCCGCGCCGGATCTTCCGGCTCGAAGGGGGCATCGATGCGGGCCAGGAGGCCGATTTCACGGTGCTGGACCTCGGAGCGCGCTGGACGATTGATCCGGAGGAGTTCCTTTCGAAGGGCCATGCCACGCCCTTTGCGGGCCGCGAGGTCGAGGGGCGTGCGGTGCTTACGGTGGTGGGCGGCCGTGCGGTTTACGATACGCTGACAACGAATTCAATCAGATAA
- a CDS encoding GNAT family N-acetyltransferase — MEKRFQLIHHAARNRYEFHLNGGIAYVEYEPAGEGIYRLTHTIVPPAFEGQGIGRELVESTLEALRERGVRIIPECTFIIRYIQRHPEWEPLLAEGYRIEA; from the coding sequence ATGGAAAAACGGTTTCAACTCATCCACCATGCGGCACGGAACCGCTATGAGTTCCACCTCAACGGAGGGATTGCCTACGTCGAATACGAACCCGCCGGGGAGGGTATTTACCGGCTGACCCACACGATCGTGCCGCCCGCGTTCGAGGGGCAGGGAATCGGCCGCGAGCTGGTCGAATCGACGCTCGAAGCCCTCCGCGAACGGGGCGTGCGGATCATTCCGGAGTGCACGTTCATCATCCGCTACATCCAGCGTCACCCCGAGTGGGAGCCGCTGCTGGCAGAAGGATATCGGATCGAAGCGTAG
- the carA gene encoding glutamine-hydrolyzing carbamoyl-phosphate synthase small subunit — translation MKAFTKKIVLENGREFYGFGFGSDREAINEIVFNTSMVGYQEIMSDPSYTDQMVVMTYPLIGNYGMTDDDYETKTPTIGGMIVREYNDLPSNFRYTKTLNEVFEEYDIPAISGVDTRALTRIIRDEGTQKVIITDAATPREEALARLKAYEMPHDMVSRVSCKKRWMSRVANHKYDVVAIDCGIKYNIVRLLNRVGCNVIVMPYNSTVEEVLAFRPDGIVLSNGPGNPADVTSVIELVKQLRGRLPIFGICMGHQLISLAYGAKTFKMKFGHRGANHPVKNLVTGKLEITSQNHSYAVDIDSLKGTGLTLTHVNLLDGTAEGVECAAEGVFSMQYHPESASGPQDSAYLFNKFTKIMEEYRHA, via the coding sequence ATGAAAGCTTTTACGAAAAAAATTGTCTTGGAGAATGGCCGCGAGTTCTACGGATTCGGGTTCGGCTCCGACCGCGAGGCCATCAACGAGATCGTCTTCAATACCTCGATGGTGGGGTACCAGGAGATCATGTCCGACCCGTCGTACACGGACCAGATGGTGGTGATGACCTACCCGCTGATCGGCAACTACGGTATGACGGACGACGACTATGAGACGAAGACGCCGACCATCGGCGGGATGATCGTTCGGGAGTACAACGACCTTCCGTCGAACTTCCGCTATACGAAGACGCTGAACGAGGTTTTCGAGGAGTATGACATTCCGGCGATTTCGGGGGTTGACACGCGGGCGCTGACGCGGATCATCCGCGACGAGGGCACCCAGAAGGTGATCATCACCGATGCCGCGACGCCTCGCGAGGAGGCTTTGGCCCGCCTGAAGGCCTACGAGATGCCGCATGACATGGTTTCGCGCGTGAGCTGCAAGAAACGCTGGATGTCGCGTGTGGCGAACCACAAGTACGATGTGGTTGCGATCGACTGCGGCATCAAGTACAACATCGTCCGGTTGCTGAACCGGGTGGGGTGCAACGTGATCGTGATGCCGTACAACTCGACCGTGGAGGAGGTCCTGGCCTTCCGTCCGGACGGCATCGTGCTGTCGAACGGTCCCGGCAACCCGGCGGACGTGACGTCGGTGATCGAGCTGGTGAAGCAGCTGCGGGGCCGTCTTCCGATCTTCGGGATCTGCATGGGTCACCAGCTGATCTCGCTGGCCTACGGGGCGAAGACCTTCAAGATGAAGTTCGGGCACCGGGGTGCGAACCATCCGGTGAAGAACCTGGTGACGGGGAAGCTGGAGATCACGAGCCAGAACCACAGCTATGCGGTGGATATCGACTCGCTGAAGGGCACGGGACTGACGCTTACGCACGTCAACCTGCTGGACGGCACGGCCGAAGGCGTGGAGTGCGCCGCGGAGGGCGTCTTCTCGATGCAGTACCATCCGGAGAGCGCTTCGGGTCCTCAGGACAGCGCCTATCTGTTCAATAAGTTCACTAAAATCATGGAGGAGTACAGACATGCCTAA
- the zupT gene encoding zinc transporter ZupT, whose translation MEKYNILAPLLLTLGAGLATGIGSAIAFLAKRTNKRLLSFSLGLSGGVMIYVSFVELFQQAHVALTAEWGSRLGGSVTVLSFFAGILLIGIIDRLVPSVENPHEAHSVEEMDHKPRNPKLMRMGLLTALAIGIHNFPEGIATFTSAVDNITLGVAIAVAIAIHNIPEGIAVSIPIYYATGDRARAFRLSLLSGLAEPVGALLAYLVLMPFMSATLMGCILAGVAGIMVFISIDELLPAAREYGEAHTSIYGVVAGMALMAVSLLLLE comes from the coding sequence ATGGAAAAATACAACATACTCGCACCCCTGCTGCTGACCCTCGGAGCCGGTCTCGCAACCGGAATCGGAAGCGCCATCGCCTTCCTCGCCAAACGAACCAACAAGCGTCTGCTCTCCTTCTCGCTCGGACTCTCCGGCGGCGTGATGATCTACGTCTCGTTCGTCGAGCTCTTCCAGCAGGCCCATGTCGCCCTCACCGCCGAATGGGGGTCGCGGCTCGGAGGTTCGGTCACCGTCCTGAGCTTCTTCGCCGGGATCCTCCTCATCGGCATCATCGACCGCCTCGTCCCCTCGGTCGAAAACCCCCACGAGGCCCACAGCGTCGAGGAGATGGACCACAAGCCCCGCAATCCGAAACTCATGCGCATGGGGCTGCTTACGGCCCTCGCCATCGGCATCCACAACTTCCCCGAGGGCATCGCCACCTTCACCTCGGCCGTCGACAACATCACCCTCGGCGTCGCCATCGCCGTGGCCATCGCCATCCACAACATCCCCGAAGGCATCGCCGTCTCGATCCCCATCTACTACGCCACGGGAGACCGTGCCAGGGCTTTCCGGCTCTCGCTCCTCTCGGGGCTGGCCGAACCCGTCGGCGCCCTGCTGGCCTACCTCGTGCTGATGCCCTTCATGTCCGCAACGCTCATGGGATGCATCCTCGCCGGAGTGGCCGGAATCATGGTCTTCATCTCCATCGACGAACTCCTCCCCGCCGCCCGCGAATACGGCGAAGCCCACACCTCGATCTACGGCGTGGTCGCCGGCATGGCCCTGATGGCCGTCAGCCTCCTCCTGCTCGAATAA
- the mutY gene encoding A/G-specific adenine glycosylase — protein MTRISDILVEWYAREGRDLPWRRTRDPYRIWLSEVILQQTRVAQGLAYYERFTARFPDIASLAAASEDGVLRLWQGLGYYSRARNLLAAAREVMERFGGEFPRTLETVRTLRGVGDYTAAAICSIAFDTPCAVVDGNVYRVLSRLFDLDLAIDSTPGRRAFAELARAELDPGRPGLYNQAIMDFGALQCTPVSPRCEVCPLSERCLALAAGSVAERPVKQGRTQVRDRWFHYLHVTSGDRTLLCRREGRDIWQGLYEFPLLETAAAAGFSELVGDSRFTELLGRAPWHLLRSTPLPVHQLTHQRLHACIYRIETPTLTPAAAAIAVRTSTLGDYAVPRLLERYLTSPEAIL, from the coding sequence ATGACGCGCATATCCGATATTTTGGTCGAGTGGTACGCACGCGAGGGACGCGACCTTCCGTGGCGCCGTACCCGCGATCCCTACCGCATCTGGCTCTCGGAGGTGATCCTCCAGCAGACCCGCGTGGCGCAGGGGCTGGCCTACTACGAACGCTTCACGGCGCGTTTTCCCGACATCGCCTCGCTGGCCGCGGCCTCCGAGGACGGGGTGCTGCGCCTCTGGCAGGGTCTCGGTTACTACAGCCGGGCCCGGAACCTGCTGGCCGCGGCCCGCGAGGTCATGGAGCGCTTCGGCGGGGAGTTTCCCCGGACGCTGGAGACGGTGCGCACGCTGCGCGGCGTGGGCGACTATACCGCGGCGGCGATCTGCTCGATCGCCTTCGATACACCGTGTGCCGTCGTCGATGGCAACGTCTACCGGGTTCTGTCGCGCCTTTTCGACCTCGACCTTGCGATCGATTCCACGCCGGGGCGCCGCGCCTTTGCCGAACTGGCCCGTGCGGAACTCGATCCCGGCCGCCCGGGGCTTTACAACCAGGCGATCATGGATTTCGGGGCCTTGCAATGCACCCCCGTGTCGCCCCGCTGCGAGGTATGCCCGCTTTCGGAGCGGTGCCTGGCCCTGGCGGCCGGGAGCGTTGCCGAACGCCCCGTCAAACAGGGCCGGACCCAAGTGCGCGACCGCTGGTTCCACTACCTGCACGTCACTTCGGGCGACCGGACGCTGCTTTGCCGCCGCGAGGGGCGCGACATCTGGCAGGGTCTCTACGAATTCCCGCTGCTGGAGACCGCCGCGGCGGCCGGCTTTTCGGAACTTGTCGGCGATTCGCGCTTTACCGAACTGCTGGGCCGGGCGCCGTGGCACCTGTTGCGGAGCACGCCGCTGCCCGTGCACCAACTCACCCACCAGCGTCTCCACGCCTGCATCTACCGGATCGAAACCCCGACCCTGACCCCGGCGGCCGCCGCAATCGCCGTCCGGACCTCGACACTCGGCGACTACGCCGTGCCGCGGCTGCTCGAACGCTACCTCACCTCGCCGGAGGCTATTTTATAA
- a CDS encoding GNAT family N-acetyltransferase — translation MMPLSVYRVTEYSEALLRSLGTLLLPQLSPRLGTFAEARLRAMLAHPATALFVAEAEGRIVGMLTLAWYDAPSGRKAWIEDVVVDAAVRGLGLGEALVRAAQRAAAAEGVERVQLTSNLSRRAARALYRKCGFNEAETTVFVYKTDTE, via the coding sequence ATGATGCCACTTTCCGTATATCGGGTGACGGAGTATTCCGAGGCGTTGCTGCGTTCGTTGGGGACGTTGCTGCTGCCGCAGTTGTCGCCGCGGCTGGGGACTTTTGCGGAGGCGCGGCTGCGGGCGATGCTCGCGCACCCCGCGACGGCGCTGTTCGTTGCCGAGGCGGAGGGACGGATCGTGGGAATGCTGACGCTGGCGTGGTACGACGCGCCGTCGGGCCGCAAGGCGTGGATCGAGGATGTGGTGGTCGATGCGGCAGTGCGGGGTCTCGGTCTCGGGGAGGCTTTGGTGCGTGCGGCGCAGCGTGCGGCGGCGGCCGAGGGCGTGGAGCGGGTGCAGCTCACCTCGAACCTTTCGCGCAGGGCGGCCCGGGCCCTCTACCGGAAATGTGGATTCAACGAAGCGGAAACCACGGTTTTCGTTTATAAAACGGATACGGAATGA